CGCTCTCCCTGACGCGCGGCGAACTCACCCGCGAAGGCGACGTTGTCCATGACGGCCCGGCGTCGATTCAGGTGCTCAAGGCCTCCCGTACGACGCCGTGGACGTGCTCGTGGCAGGTGGGGTGCGTGGACCGCTCTGACTATCGCTTGCGGCTGGCTGGATTGCCAGGGCAGGCCGCGCCTGTCGAGGTGGCGACGAAAGATGGCAGCCTATCGCGCGGACTAGCAGGCGGTGGCGCGTTCCGGTTCGCCAATGGGCACTGGTTGCTGGAGCACGACGGGCTGTACCTTTTCACCGCGGCATCCGCGATTCCCAGTGGCAAATCGACGCCATGACCCCGCATCATGAAAATCCCCACTCTACAGGCGTTCACGGCGATCTGCGGATCGCTCGCCGTCGCAGCACAAGATTGGGCGACCCGGGTACGCACACCACGGCAGGTCGGCAGGTCTGCGCTGTCCCATGTCAAGCAGCGGCGCGGGCGCGACAGTGCTGCGCCCCGGCGCGTCTTGCCGCACGACGTCGCCGCAGCCATGACGTTGGTGCGCATCGCGCTCATCGAATTTGCCTGGCGTGACGAAAGCGCCGCAGCGATTGCCCACGTCCAGCGCCATACGAGCACTGGCAGGACTGTTGATCGCACGCCGGCGATGCGACCACACGTTCAACGTCGACCGCGACAGAAGCACTGTGGCGCGGTTGTCGCAGTGGTCTTGAGCGTATGGCTCGTGCTGTTGTTGATGCCCGCGACGGTCTCTGCCCAGCAAATGACTGCCCAGCCCACAAGCGCTGCTTGGTCGGGGGCATCGGTCATTCATCGCGCCGATCATCCGCGCGTGGTCAGCACCGACCGTGATCGCATGGTACTTCTCGTGGCACCATTTCTGCGTGGAGTGCAGGACGGTACGAGTGGATTGCTTTCGCTGCATCTTGCGATGCCCGCCATTGCGCCTGAAATACTGTTCCGCAGTACCACCGACTTGCTGCCGAACCACCTCGCGCCCGTTCTGGATGATGGCACCCATGTCTACTGGCTGAGTGGCCTACGCATCATGCAGACCAGCAAGACCACCCGACAGTCTCGACAGTTGAGCGACAAAGGTGCGCTGGCGATGGCCGTGCACGGAAACGCGATTTACACCTTCAATCACAACAATGAGCGCAAGTTGTTGCGCGTTGACTCCAAGACCGGAGAGGTGCGTGAAGTTGCAAAACTGCCCTTCGTGGCAAGCTCGCTGCACGTCGATGCCAATGGCGCGTGGCTGCTGACCACGCCCTCACCGCTTCGGCAAGTCACTGCGATTGTGCGCTTCGACTTCGGCAATCGCCAATGGGCAGCCGTGTACGCGTCTGCCGATGCGCAGACGCAAATTCGCGCTCTGGTACCGGTGGGCGAAGCGAACACCATGCAGTCCGACGCGACGTTCCGCAGCATGTATTTCGTCGAACGCAATCTCGTGAAAAACCGTGCGGTCGTACGACATCTCAACGTACTCACGGGCATCATCACTGCCCTGGACATTGATGCGATTGATGAGCTTTCACCTATCAAGGCGGATGAGTTAGCGCTTTACTACTTTGCCCCGGAGAGTCGCCAACTCAATTCGCCGATGTTGCTGTATCGGTACTCGGACGGCAGCGGCAAGCAGCTGGTGAGTCGAGGCACCACGTGGCCAACTAGCATGACCATACAGAGGTTCGATAGCAAAAGCCGCGCTCTCGTTTGGACTGACATCACTTGCGTGTATTCGCTCAGTTGGTAGTGGCATTGAACGACTGTCGAGCCATGCGCCATACAAGGCGCAGCACGTCCGTGCACCTAAGTCATCGCCGGATTTCCGGACGAACACAGAGTTTGTACTCGTTGGTCTCTGGGCGGTTTCCTGGCGCGTCGCCGCAACGGTTGTCGTGGTGGGTGGCTTTATCGCCGGCGGGATACATTGACTAGGGACAGGCCGGCGGGCTGCGCCACACCGGATGACCTGTTCGCGTGGTGGCGTCGCAGGATGCCACGGGAGGGCCACCTGAGTCAGTATTCCAGCGATATTCGCAGTATGTCTTCGTAGGTTCCGCCCGGCAGGTCGACATAATCGCACACGCGGATCCGGGCGTCCAGTCTTACCTCGGCGGACCGCTGCCAACCTGACGCGATCCTGCGGTCACCCTGAGTTGCAAGCTCGTAGGGCATAGCCTCACCACTGAACCGACGCAAGGTGCGCATGCCACATCGCGGATCAAATGCTCGTCCGTTGTCTACCAAAACACGGTAAGTCGTGCCGCGAGTGCAAGCCACTCGAACCAGACCGAAAGCAGCGCCATCGGTCGCGCGTCCCGGGTCGAACCCCCCCCGAACGGCACGTCGCCGGAGGATTCGATCCGGCACCGCGGCACAACGACTGCGCTCACCTCAAATGTTGCCAGGTGCTCCTGCGCATGCGCGGCGCCACCGCGTTCGCGCTGGCGAGAACGACAAGGAAAATTCGAAGGCTTCGCGCAGTCGACAGGCTCACGGCAGCGCGCGTTTCGCTTCGAGAAGTCGGGCGGACAAGAGGCGCTGGATCGGCGGAGGCGCTGGTATGGTCTGAATCTCCCGGTGTGCTGCGGCCCGGTTTTCGCGGTCCAGCGCAGCGTCAATCCGTACAACCGCAATGGTGATTGCTCGTCGCAAGGACGCAGGGCGCAGTCGCAATCGCTGCAAGGGAAACGCCGACGGCAATTGCCGGGATTAAGGCAACGCTGAACAAGCCGTCGGAATCGGCGAGATGAGGTGCGAGGGTAGAAGATCAAGGAAGCGGGGTACGAATTCATCGAAACTCGCCCCGGGAGGTGCACGCGGCGAGCGCGAAAGCGTCCCCGGCGCCCGCAGCGGACGCACCCATGCCAAGCTCCTGCGAGCCAGGTACAGATTGGCCAGACCCAGCACCACGAGCGAACGCGTGGCGTTCTTGGCTAGTTGCACGATACGCGCCGCGCATGGTTACTTTCAAGATCAATCCGGAGAAGATCCGCGACGTGATCGGCAAGGGCGGCGCCGTCATCCGCGCGCTGTCGGAAGAAACCCGCTGCCAGATCGACATTCAGGACGATGGCACGATTACCATCGCTTCGCCGAACGCCGATGACCTCGCCGAATGCAAAAAGCGTATCGACGGCATCACGGCCGAAGTGGAAGTGGGCAAGGTCTACGAAGGCCCGATCATCCGCATCATGGACTTCGGCGCCGTGATCCAGCTGCTGCCTGGGCGTGACGGCCTGCTGCACATCAGCCAGATCGCCCATGAGCGCGTCAACGCCGTCACCGACTTCTTCAAGGAAGGCGACCTGGTCAAGGTCAAGGTGCTTGGCTTCGACGACAAGGGCCGCGTCAAGCTGTCGCGCAAAGTGCTGCTTGACGAGCAGGCGGCGGCGGACAACGGTGGCGCTGGCAACACGCCACAGTAGTCACGCTGGTTATGACCGAAAAGCGGGGCGCGAGCCCCGTTTTTTTTTGCGAAATTTCCGATGCTGGACGCCGTGACGAACCCACAGCGTTTATCCTTCCACCTACCTCAGACCATTGGGTTTACTCATGAGATTCAACGCTCTACCAGCATTTGCCCGTCGATCATGCCTGCTGGCAATTGCCAGCATGTCTGCTGGCTTCTTTGCCTCGGCCTCAGCGCAGGATCTCGCCAGAAGCGTTGTGGGGTCCTGGAGGCTGGTCTCGCATACCGTCACTACGGCCGGCACGACGTTTGATTCACATTCGGCTCTCCTGCAGCAGCGCCCGTGCGCAGCCAAGATTCGCTACAACATTGGGGCTGACGGAACGTATCGCCTCGATGCTTCGGCGAGTGACTGTGACGAGAAGTACAAGTCTGCGCAACAGAAACTGTATGCCAAGACGAAGTGGAAGCTCGATGGCAACAAGATCACTACGTCGTCGACGAATTTCGCTGTCGGCCAGACGTACAGCGCCTCAATCTCGGGTAGTCGCATGACGTGGATAGGAACCGAGGGGCAGGGGACACTGGTGTTCGAACGCTGATGCAAGCGGCGCGGCGCAACAGGATAGATCGCCTTTCCGGTCGCCACCCCGCCGCAACCGATCTCGCAGAAGCTGCCGAATTGCAGCTCATGTTGA
This is a stretch of genomic DNA from Casimicrobium huifangae. It encodes these proteins:
- a CDS encoding lipocalin family protein gives rise to the protein MSAGFFASASAQDLARSVVGSWRLVSHTVTTAGTTFDSHSALLQQRPCAAKIRYNIGADGTYRLDASASDCDEKYKSAQQKLYAKTKWKLDGNKITTSSTNFAVGQTYSASISGSRMTWIGTEGQGTLVFER
- a CDS encoding spore coat protein U domain-containing protein, with the protein product MPDRILRRRAVRGGFDPGRATDGAAFGLVRVACTRGTTYRVLVDNGRAFDPRCGMRTLRRFSGEAMPYELATQGDRRIASGWQRSAEVRLDARIRVCDYVDLPGGTYEDILRISLEY